Below is a genomic region from Isosphaeraceae bacterium EP7.
GAGGGAGAGGATCGTCTGCTCGCGCTCGTCGAGCTGGGCCAGGCGGCTACGCATCGCCTGCTTCTCGTCGTCGGCCTCGAGCGCGGCGTCGGGCGGGGCGCAGGAGTCGGTGGCTTCCTCGGGGGTCCAGGCCTCGTCCTCGTTGGAGGCCGTCTCCTGGCGGATCTGGCGTGACCGCATGGCACTCTCGACCATCCGCCGCTGGGCGTCGGACAGCCCGAGCTCGTCGGCCACCTCGTGGAACTCGACGGAGCGGCCCAGGACGCGGGACATCGAACGCTCGGCCCGGCGCCAGCGGGTCAGCAGGCCGATCATGTGGGCTGGCAGGCGGATCGTCGGCGCGGCGTTGGCCAGGGCGTGGCGGATGGCCTGCTTGATCCAGTAGGCGGCATAGGTGCTGAAGCGGGTGCCGAAGGCGGGGTCGAACTGCTGGACGGCCCGGAGCAGGCCGATGTTCCCCTCGCCGACGAGGTCATCCATGGTCAGGCCGCGGTTCTGGTAGTCGCCGGCGATCTTGACGACCAGCCTGAGATTGGCCCGGATCATCCTCGAGCGTGCCCCGCGGTCGCCCTCGGCGATGGCGACGGCCAGCTGCTTCTCCTCCTCGGCCGTCAGCAGGGCGTCGCCCTTGATCTCGTTGAGGTAGACGTCCATCGTCTGGGTCGAATCGTTCGTGCTGCGTCGCATCATCATCGGGTGCCTCCCGTCATTCCGCTCGATCGACTCCGACTCCGATCGGCCCGTTCGGCCCGTCGTCGTCGGATGCGTCCCTACGCCATCGCTCGTCGGGGGGCGACCGGGTTCATCCCGGTAACCGACTCGTCACCCCCTTCAACCGAACCAGTTGCGCGCCGAGGAAAAAACCGGCAGGGTTTTTTGAAAAACTTGTCGGAATTTTAAAATGCGGCTCTTTGTTCGTCTTTGTTCGCTTTATTTTGGCTATTAATAACGACATAACGACGATGATGGACGGAATCCCTTCGATCGGGCGTGTTCGCCGGTTATACTAGGTGGCTAAAGTCAGGCTGCGTCCGGACT
It encodes:
- a CDS encoding RNA polymerase sigma factor RpoD/SigA → MMRRSTNDSTQTMDVYLNEIKGDALLTAEEEKQLAVAIAEGDRGARSRMIRANLRLVVKIAGDYQNRGLTMDDLVGEGNIGLLRAVQQFDPAFGTRFSTYAAYWIKQAIRHALANAAPTIRLPAHMIGLLTRWRRAERSMSRVLGRSVEFHEVADELGLSDAQRRMVESAMRSRQIRQETASNEDEAWTPEEATDSCAPPDAALEADDEKQAMRSRLAQLDEREQTILSLRFGLDGDEPLTLKEVGRRLGVTREWVRKIEVRAVDKLGRATRAASPIPARRYALAAV